A region from the Nostoc sp. HK-01 genome encodes:
- a CDS encoding putative transposase: MDERDNYGYGYSPMGERFYDLKSGRRQGRINMIAGYRQGKLIAPFTVEGACNRNVFETWLENCLIPVLCSGQWVIVDNATFHRGGRIAQLIEAAGCQLIYLPPYSPDLNRIEKCWATLKSKVRNTNSRKI, encoded by the coding sequence ATGGATGAACGCGACAACTACGGTTACGGATACTCTCCAATGGGGGAGCGATTCTATGACCTCAAATCAGGTCGACGGCAGGGTCGAATTAATATGATTGCTGGGTATCGACAAGGAAAACTGATTGCGCCATTTACTGTGGAGGGGGCTTGTAACCGTAATGTATTTGAGACTTGGTTAGAAAATTGCTTGATTCCGGTGTTGTGTTCAGGCCAGTGGGTGATTGTCGATAATGCCACTTTTCATCGTGGCGGTCGGATTGCTCAATTAATTGAAGCCGCAGGCTGTCAGTTAATCTATCTGCCACCCTACTCGCCAGACCTCAATCGTATTGAAAAGTGTTGGGCAACTTTGAAGAGTAAGGTTCGTAATACCAATTCACGAAAAATTTGA
- a CDS encoding glucose-methanol-choline oxidoreductase, translating into MTNIREHYDIIIIGTGAGGGTLAHRLAPTGKKILVLERGDFLPREKANWNPQEVYQKHRYHTDEEWYDKEGKAFKPQTGYWVGGNTKLYGAALVRLRERDFEKVIHKDGISPEWPLKYQDFEPYYTQAEKLYDVHGQAGEDPTEPPRNEAYPYPPVSHEPDMQALVDGIRELGYYPFHLPLALKLNESDRTKSPCIRCDTFDGYPCLVHAKADADVNAIRPTREKYANFTLKTHAKVLRLHTNESGREVTKVETEIAGEKHWFTGDIVVVACGSVNSAALLLRSANDKHPNGLANSSDQVGRNFMRQSETAIVSIHLDVNHANFQKTIAVNDFYWGEPDFPYPMGMVQNTGNVLADMIPAEAPPLMAPFVKLIPHYERHLLAERSVGWWLQTEDLPDPNNRIRVVGDKIHVDYTPNNIEASDHLIHRWTSVLKSIPRSAKHVLPFSIYPRTHIPEQAVAHQCGSCRFGTDPKTSVLDLNCRTHDVDNLYVVDSSFFPSNSGVNPTLTIMANALRVGDRIAEQLK; encoded by the coding sequence ATGACGAACATTAGAGAACATTACGACATAATTATCATCGGTACAGGAGCAGGTGGTGGGACACTAGCTCACCGCCTTGCACCCACAGGCAAGAAGATTTTAGTTTTAGAAAGAGGCGACTTTTTGCCGAGAGAGAAAGCGAATTGGAATCCACAAGAAGTTTATCAAAAACATCGCTATCACACTGATGAAGAATGGTATGACAAAGAAGGCAAAGCCTTTAAACCCCAAACAGGTTATTGGGTCGGCGGCAATACTAAACTTTACGGTGCAGCCTTAGTGCGATTGCGGGAGCGAGATTTTGAAAAGGTAATTCATAAAGACGGGATTTCTCCAGAATGGCCTTTGAAATATCAAGATTTTGAGCCGTACTACACCCAGGCAGAAAAGTTGTATGATGTGCATGGTCAGGCAGGAGAAGACCCCACCGAACCGCCTCGTAATGAAGCATATCCTTATCCGCCAGTGAGCCATGAGCCGGATATGCAGGCTCTTGTTGATGGTATCCGCGAACTGGGATATTATCCATTTCACCTACCACTAGCATTAAAGCTCAATGAAAGCGATCGCACCAAGAGTCCCTGCATTCGCTGCGATACCTTTGACGGATATCCTTGCCTAGTTCACGCAAAAGCTGATGCTGATGTCAACGCCATTCGTCCTACGCGCGAAAAGTACGCTAATTTCACCCTCAAAACTCATGCCAAAGTCTTGCGGCTGCATACTAACGAGTCTGGACGAGAGGTAACGAAGGTAGAAACTGAAATTGCTGGAGAAAAGCATTGGTTTACAGGCGATATTGTGGTGGTTGCCTGTGGTTCTGTCAACTCAGCGGCTTTACTATTACGCTCTGCTAACGATAAACATCCTAATGGATTGGCAAACAGTTCCGACCAAGTAGGGCGGAATTTCATGAGACAGTCGGAAACCGCGATCGTTTCCATACATTTAGACGTAAATCACGCCAACTTTCAAAAAACCATCGCCGTCAACGATTTTTATTGGGGAGAACCTGATTTTCCTTATCCGATGGGTATGGTGCAGAATACGGGCAATGTTCTAGCCGATATGATTCCCGCAGAAGCACCGCCATTAATGGCTCCATTTGTGAAACTGATTCCTCATTATGAGCGACATTTGTTAGCCGAAAGGTCAGTAGGTTGGTGGTTGCAAACAGAAGATTTACCAGACCCGAATAATCGGATTCGCGTAGTAGGTGACAAGATTCACGTTGACTATACACCTAATAATATTGAAGCAAGCGATCACTTAATCCACCGTTGGACATCTGTACTTAAATCAATTCCGCGTTCTGCTAAACACGTCCTACCATTTAGCATTTATCCCCGCACTCACATACCAGAGCAAGCAGTAGCCCATCAATGCGGTAGTTGTCGATTTGGCACAGATCCCAAAACCTCAGTCCTCGATCTCAATTGCCGTACCCATGATGTAGATAATCTTTATGTTGTAGATAGTAGTTTCTTTCCTTCAAATTCTGGTGTTAACCCGACATTAACGATTATGGCTAATGCCTTACGCGTAGGCGATCGCATCGCTGAACAATTGAAGTAA
- a CDS encoding putative transposase, which translates to MRLGKERIQALYLLKIGQVKTIQDLAVVLGRGSATVQRWLKAYAESGITSLVSRKKGSGRPPIINTEVKEELLKELDDPQGFKSYEEIRTWLKAVEGIEALYKVVHDTVRYRMKAKLKVPRAVGIKHNPQAESEFKKNSPNT; encoded by the coding sequence GTGAGATTAGGTAAAGAACGGATTCAAGCTTTGTATTTACTGAAGATAGGGCAGGTAAAGACAATACAAGATTTGGCGGTGGTGTTGGGAAGAGGGAGTGCGACAGTACAAAGGTGGTTAAAGGCTTATGCAGAGTCGGGAATCACCAGTCTGGTATCAAGAAAAAAGGGTTCAGGGCGGCCACCAATCATTAACACGGAGGTAAAAGAGGAACTTTTAAAAGAACTGGATGACCCGCAGGGATTTAAAAGTTATGAAGAAATCCGAACATGGTTAAAAGCGGTAGAGGGTATAGAAGCTTTATACAAGGTAGTACATGACACGGTGCGTTATCGAATGAAAGCGAAGCTAAAAGTGCCGCGAGCAGTAGGGATAAAACACAACCCCCAAGCAGAATCAGAGTTTAAAAAAAACTCCCCCAATACTTAG
- the xisF_2 gene encoding fdxN element site-specific recombinase XisF, protein MISSRILDIQVIDLLAQEVECLGSLVDTDEPG, encoded by the coding sequence ATGATTTCATCAAGAATATTAGATATCCAAGTCATAGATTTATTAGCACAAGAAGTTGAATGTTTAGGGAGCTTGGTTGACACAGATGAGCCAGGGTAA
- a CDS encoding glyoxalase/bleomycin resistance protein/dioxygenase, whose amino-acid sequence MSSQTNVQIQRIRAIGLTVNDAHHSLGFYTQALGFEFVNDITFENKNYSELEGVPGAKTRIVTLQLGDELMELMEYINIHSQPIPIDSQSNDIWFQHLAIVVSDMDRAYAHLSSFPIQPISPAPQTIPSDNEASGGVRAFKFKDPDGHDLELIWFPPDKGQDKWHQNTNRLFLGIDHSAIAISNTEQSLHFYRDLFGMQVDSRGLNWRATQARMDNLPGAEVKITALRPVQGGEGIELLDYLVPGKGRPMPSDWKSCDIGTVQIQLIVNNLEQLVDKLRQNRVEFISPSIVKFSNHLFPYQQACLVKDPDGHTILLIEN is encoded by the coding sequence ATGTCTAGTCAAACCAATGTACAGATACAAAGAATTCGAGCCATTGGCTTAACAGTAAACGATGCCCATCACTCTTTGGGTTTTTATACACAGGCTCTTGGTTTTGAATTCGTTAACGATATTACTTTTGAGAATAAGAATTACAGTGAACTGGAAGGTGTACCTGGAGCAAAAACTCGCATTGTCACCTTGCAGCTAGGTGATGAACTTATGGAGTTAATGGAATATATCAACATTCACTCTCAACCTATCCCTATTGATTCTCAAAGTAATGATATCTGGTTTCAACATTTAGCAATTGTGGTGAGTGATATGGATCGGGCTTATGCTCATTTATCTTCATTTCCCATTCAACCTATATCTCCCGCACCACAAACAATACCATCTGATAATGAAGCGTCTGGTGGTGTCCGTGCTTTCAAATTTAAAGACCCTGATGGACACGATTTAGAGTTAATTTGGTTTCCACCTGATAAGGGACAAGATAAATGGCATCAGAACACGAATCGCTTATTTTTGGGAATCGATCATAGTGCGATCGCAATTTCCAACACCGAACAAAGTCTACACTTTTACCGCGACCTCTTTGGAATGCAAGTTGATAGTCGCGGTCTCAACTGGCGTGCTACTCAAGCTCGTATGGATAATTTACCAGGAGCCGAAGTCAAAATTACAGCACTACGCCCAGTTCAAGGCGGTGAAGGAATTGAACTGCTAGACTATCTTGTACCTGGCAAAGGTCGTCCTATGCCAAGTGACTGGAAAAGTTGTGATATTGGGACGGTGCAAATTCAGCTAATAGTAAATAATCTTGAGCAGCTAGTAGATAAACTTCGGCAGAATAGGGTTGAGTTTATATCACCAAGCATTGTAAAATTTAGCAATCACTTATTTCCTTACCAGCAAGCTTGTCTAGTTAAAGACCCTGACGGACACACAATATTACTGATAGAGAATTGA
- a CDS encoding transposase family protein, protein MGLKTEAGRLITTKGTKPIGIMQWKRDNFYLYGLVEPLTGDYFIWEFSHLNAACFQIFLEKFSATYPQDIHIIQLDNGAFHFSQHLQIPENIILLFQPPHTPQVNPIERLWEEVKRHLAWESFGALDELREFIWKRLEKLNTSIVASITGWDFILDALFASNFS, encoded by the coding sequence GTGGGGTTGAAAACTGAAGCCGGCAGATTAATTACCACAAAAGGTACCAAGCCTATTGGCATCATGCAATGGAAGCGAGATAATTTTTATTTATATGGATTAGTAGAACCATTAACTGGAGATTACTTTATCTGGGAATTCTCTCATTTAAACGCAGCTTGTTTTCAGATTTTTTTAGAAAAGTTTTCTGCAACTTATCCCCAAGATATACACATTATTCAGTTAGACAATGGTGCTTTTCATTTTAGCCAACATCTTCAGATACCAGAGAATATAATTTTATTATTCCAACCTCCACATACGCCTCAAGTTAATCCAATTGAGCGATTATGGGAGGAAGTTAAAAGACATTTAGCATGGGAGAGCTTTGGAGCGTTAGATGAATTAAGGGAATTTATCTGGAAGCGTTTGGAAAAATTAAACACATCAATTGTTGCTTCTATTACAGGTTGGGATTTTATTCTTGATGCTTTATTTGCATCAAATTTTTCGTGA
- a CDS encoding SMP-30/gluconolaconase/LRE domain-containing protein — protein MAEDIEIYDDRLRVIVSSEASVQKLANGAVHSEGPVYIHENDSVVWSDAHGNRLLRWSPTENISVLRAPSDYQSGNYRDLEGRIVACSSGLRAIIRQEHNGEWKVLVDRYQGKRLNSPNDLVVKSDGTIWFTDPPYGITEPNQGYGGEQEQPGSYVYRFDPATGEIYPVVADMVRPNGLAFSPDESLLYVSDTAAFNIPDGPHHIRVYDVVDGRWAKNGRVFAVIEPGQPDGFRVDEYGNVFISSEDSVQVYAADGTRLGKILVPEVCANLTFGGKERDRLFITAGKSLYAIDLKTRGVQL, from the coding sequence ATGGCTGAAGACATTGAAATTTATGACGATCGCCTGCGTGTTATTGTATCTTCAGAAGCTTCAGTGCAAAAGCTGGCTAACGGTGCAGTTCACAGCGAAGGCCCTGTTTATATCCATGAAAACGATAGTGTTGTATGGAGCGATGCTCATGGTAATCGTCTGCTGCGGTGGAGTCCGACTGAGAACATCAGCGTTCTCCGCGCCCCATCTGATTACCAGAGTGGTAATTACCGAGACTTGGAAGGTCGTATAGTTGCGTGTTCTTCTGGTCTGCGTGCCATCATCCGACAAGAACACAATGGTGAATGGAAGGTTTTAGTCGATCGCTACCAAGGTAAACGCCTCAACAGTCCCAATGATTTGGTTGTCAAAAGCGACGGCACAATTTGGTTTACCGATCCGCCTTATGGAATCACCGAGCCAAATCAAGGGTATGGTGGCGAACAAGAACAACCCGGAAGTTACGTGTATCGCTTCGACCCAGCAACAGGTGAGATTTATCCTGTAGTGGCAGATATGGTGCGTCCTAACGGGCTGGCGTTTAGTCCTGATGAAAGTTTACTGTATGTTTCAGATACAGCTGCATTTAATATTCCTGACGGGCCGCATCATATTCGCGTCTATGATGTAGTAGATGGCCGATGGGCGAAAAATGGGCGGGTGTTTGCAGTCATTGAGCCAGGACAACCTGATGGATTTCGGGTTGATGAATATGGCAACGTTTTTATCAGTTCAGAAGATAGCGTACAGGTATACGCTGCCGATGGAACTCGCTTAGGGAAAATTCTCGTACCGGAAGTATGTGCGAATCTAACTTTTGGCGGTAAGGAACGCGATCGCTTATTTATCACAGCAGGCAAATCTTTATACGCTATCGACCTGAAAACCCGTGGTGTGCAGTTATGA
- a CDS encoding amylo-alpha-1,6-glucosidase gives MPTQVTVNPGVITINDGSSFLVTASDGYIDDNQAQGFFVRDTRLISYYEISLNRYRLVLLADFSRDVEKGRWFA, from the coding sequence ATGCCCACACAAGTCACTGTCAACCCTGGTGTAATCACAATTAATGATGGTTCCTCATTTCTGGTAACTGCTAGTGATGGTTACATCGACGATAATCAAGCGCAAGGTTTTTTTGTGCGTGACACACGCCTGATTTCTTACTACGAAATTTCTCTCAATCGCTACCGACTTGTACTTCTAGCTGACTTTTCACGGGATGTGGAAAAGGGAAGGTGGTTCGCGTAA
- a CDS encoding transposase, producing MSQGFESKSADALQNSRGQRKSKEIADIGSIQQSLVEHFGDIKDPRVERTKKHQLQDILVIAVLAIIAGAQGWEDIENYGISKQQWLEEFLALPNGIPSDDTFRRVFEFIDPEALNRCFLQWVETLVGSMGGEIIPIDGKTIRGSYDRNQGQSALHVISAWASEQRLVLAQVKVEDKSNEITAIPALLELLDITGAIITIDAMGTQTEIAKQIVAKKADYVLALKANHPTLHSQVQQWFETHKANNFRGVDVSYDKRIEKAHHRREIREVWSVPVSAIGQLYQPKVWAGLQSLVMVVRVRHLWNQTTREVQFYLTSLHSDAQFIGRAIRKHWGIENEAHWTLDCTFSEDACRIRSFHSPENFALLRRFALNALNCEKTYKRSLRQKMKRTAMDNNYMIRVLSCCFIDNTLGSSNCLCQA from the coding sequence ATGTCACAAGGCTTTGAAAGTAAATCGGCTGATGCACTTCAAAATTCGCGTGGTCAGCGAAAGTCCAAAGAAATAGCAGACATCGGCAGTATTCAACAAAGTCTAGTGGAGCATTTTGGGGATATCAAAGATCCGAGAGTAGAGAGAACCAAAAAACATCAACTCCAAGACATCTTAGTAATTGCAGTTCTGGCAATCATTGCCGGAGCGCAAGGGTGGGAAGACATCGAAAATTATGGCATCAGCAAGCAACAATGGTTAGAAGAGTTTTTGGCGTTACCAAACGGTATTCCATCGGATGACACCTTTCGACGGGTATTTGAATTCATCGACCCAGAAGCATTAAATCGATGTTTTCTGCAATGGGTGGAAACCCTGGTGGGTTCGATGGGAGGAGAGATTATCCCCATAGATGGAAAGACAATTAGGGGTTCCTATGACCGCAATCAGGGTCAATCAGCACTTCACGTCATTAGTGCCTGGGCAAGTGAACAACGTTTGGTATTGGCACAAGTGAAAGTCGAAGATAAATCCAATGAAATTACGGCGATTCCGGCATTATTGGAATTACTAGATATCACAGGCGCTATCATTACTATTGATGCAATGGGGACACAAACCGAAATTGCCAAACAGATTGTTGCTAAGAAAGCTGATTATGTCCTAGCACTCAAAGCTAATCATCCCACTCTCCACTCTCAAGTCCAACAATGGTTTGAAACACACAAAGCCAACAATTTCCGAGGCGTTGATGTTAGTTATGACAAACGGATTGAGAAAGCTCATCATCGTCGGGAAATTCGTGAAGTTTGGAGTGTACCCGTAAGTGCGATTGGTCAGCTTTATCAACCCAAGGTTTGGGCAGGGTTGCAAAGCCTAGTAATGGTTGTGCGCGTCCGTCATCTTTGGAACCAGACTACTCGTGAAGTTCAGTTTTATCTGACTTCTTTACACAGCGATGCTCAATTCATTGGTCGAGCTATCCGCAAACACTGGGGCATTGAAAACGAGGCTCACTGGACTCTCGACTGTACTTTTTCCGAAGATGCTTGTCGTATTCGTTCTTTTCACAGTCCCGAGAATTTTGCTCTTTTAAGACGCTTTGCTCTCAATGCCCTTAACTGCGAAAAAACCTACAAACGTAGTCTTCGTCAAAAAATGAAACGCACCGCTATGGATAACAATTATATGATTCGGGTGCTCAGTTGTTGTTTCATTGACAATACATTAGGTTCTTCTAATTGCTTGTGTCAAGCCTAA
- a CDS encoding DoxX family protein, with amino-acid sequence MIYQFMLGVAIAVWILPKVVTFGLVNYPFFGPYLLSSVAHAYPGGILGLALLLLRVSVGGLFLIHGYPKVLHLRRWAESISTPVFLCFISAWTMLGGGLFLILGFLTLLATLPILASMLFATLLHLIQGKPFVATDPYLIPEDQYKGPLGKGEPPSWEKAFMYCVMLIAIAVLGPGAYSIDAAIFGR; translated from the coding sequence ATGATTTATCAATTCATGCTAGGTGTAGCGATTGCTGTATGGATACTACCGAAAGTAGTTACTTTTGGATTAGTTAATTATCCATTTTTCGGCCCGTATCTTTTGAGTTCTGTTGCTCATGCTTATCCTGGGGGAATCTTAGGATTAGCACTTTTATTGCTGAGAGTAAGCGTTGGCGGTTTGTTTTTGATTCACGGCTACCCCAAAGTACTGCATCTTCGCCGATGGGCTGAGTCTATCAGTACACCCGTATTTCTTTGCTTTATATCTGCATGGACGATGTTGGGTGGTGGGCTTTTCCTGATTCTGGGATTTCTCACACTTTTAGCAACTTTGCCGATTCTGGCTTCGATGTTGTTTGCGACATTGTTACATCTGATTCAAGGTAAGCCTTTTGTAGCTACAGATCCTTATTTAATTCCCGAAGATCAGTATAAAGGCCCTTTAGGAAAAGGTGAGCCGCCAAGTTGGGAAAAAGCATTTATGTACTGCGTCATGCTGATTGCGATCGCAGTTTTAGGCCCTGGTGCTTATTCAATAGATGCGGCGATTTTTGGACGATAA